GCCCAGCTGACATGTGTGGGGACAGCTGACACTCACAGGAGCTTGACTGATAGCAGGGCTCAGCTGGCCAGCGAGCATCATCTGGGCCAGCTCCACCGCACCTCCAGCTCCCGCAAACTGGAGGGACAGCGGGGCTTGGTTGACCAGGTGCTGCCCATTTCTGGGTACCACTTCTGGGTACCTAGCACTGTGCAGGTGCACAGGAATGAACAAATGCAATGCACGTAAATGAGGATTTGCCTgtatttattaatatatattcAGCCTCAAACTGAAACTAGTTCAAGTGTGAATCTCATATTAGTGCTTCAGTGAGAAAGTGGTTTTTGTGTATCTACTGTAAAACTGCAGGAAGACAGATGTAAAACAAAGTGTCAAGCAAATGATTATTTCAACACAAGAAATTATGAACTAACATCTTAAAGACCTTTGCTCAAGAGCCAAGACATAATTCCATATTCTGTTCACCAGCTTCTAAAGGAAGGCCTAGAATGTCTGAGTCATAAAACCAAGAAGCAAATGTAATAAAGACAAGGAAATGCTGAACTTCTCACTCAAATGACTTCTGTTAATCAGTAAATGTTTTGGACCCTGGCCATTCCTATTACCAGCATGGAAGCAATGTTGTATGGTAGCATCCTAAATGTTGGAAAGTAGAAGCCAATTAAACAACAAAACCCACAATGGGTCCCCCTAACACAATGCATAACAACAATTCATTCACTATTCCCAGTTAAGCCCCTGGTTATACAAGAGCACTAAAAGTTATTTCCTAGACTGCATGGGTTAAAAAAATTGGGCTCACACATACAGAACTAGCTGGACGATACAATGGATCCTGGccatctttataaatgatttaGATAAAGGTATTGAGGGGATGCTAATCAAATTTGTATTTTtgaccttctgttggaagctgcccagagtggcgggggaaacccagccagatgggcagggtagaaataatacgttgttgttgttgttgttgttgttgttgttatttgcagatgacaccaaactgggaggggtagccaatgctgctgaagacagaattgggattgaAGGTGACCTTAACAAGATTGGAAAACTGGACCAAAATTTAAATAATGAATTTCAACGGGGACAAATGTAAGTTTCTACACTTTGGcagaaagaaccagctgcacaaatataagatggctGGCCCGAAGTACaggaatcaacagtgtgatgcagcaacaaaccacaacaaaaaagctatggctattctaggctgcatcaaccaaagtctagtgttcagatcaagggaagtaatagtcctgctctattttgccttggtcagagcacacctgaattactgtgtccaattctgggcaccacaatttaagaaggatattgacaagttggaacgtgtgcagaggacagcagccaagatgatcaagatgTGGGAAgaggctcctgtctgaaaccctggagagttgctgccagtcagtgtagacaatactgcacaagatggaccaatggtctgagtcagtttaaggcagcttcctatgttcctatgctcccctacaatcctgtgaggtaagtAAGCCTGAGAGGCGGCAATTAGCCCACATGAAGGCTGAGCTAAGAGCTAAATCCTGCCCTCCATCTCTACAGTATGTAGTCTTCTCGATATTTCTGAGCAACCCGCCGCTATCTGCAggcattggccatgctagttgaGGCTGACAGGAGCTGGAGCCTCCAGCGTCATCTGTAAGGGGCACACCCCTTCTTTACTTATTCACAGTGCTGCCTGATTTCTTTTTAAGACTGCTCCACAACTGTACAAACCAAATCGtttgcagcctttctcaaacttgggttcccagatgttgctagactccaagtcctatcatccctagctagcaggaccagtagtcagggataatggtagttgtagcccaacaacagctaGGGACCTAAGCTCAAGAAACATCAGTTTATAGCGTGGCAGCACCAatgctctggaactccctgcctattgataccaggcaggcacctttcacagaattggaagggactacaacggtcatctagtccatcctccTAAAATGCAGAAATCCTATCCACAGCTGTCACTAGGTGGGCTTGAACCACTAACCACTAACCTTCTGGTTAAGAGCCAGACAAACTGCATTCTCTTCGGGGCCTGCTGGAGGAATAAGTTGTTACTCAGACAAACCTGCCCAGGTGTTTAGAAAGCCTGTACGGGCTTTTAGTCTCGATTCTATGCTGGCCTTTAACTTTCTgaactttctgtatgttttaaagttatagttgtaaaaagaagaagtgataatttcattgttttgttttttagtaaaCCGCTTTGATGGGTTCCTTCTcagcgccgccgcccccccccccccgacaatcaAGCAGCGTATAAATTTCATGAACTAATAAATGAACGCGCGCGCCTCTTGTTTGCCGGCCCTTAACTCACGTCTCGGAAGTGGGCGAGGCCGCGCTCGCCCAGGGCGCTGAGGCACTCGTAGGCCGAGCCCGCCTGGAGGAAGAGCTGCGCCAGGCACATCGTCTCGCTGCGGAACAGGGAGCCCATGGCGGAGGGAGCCCTGGCCGGGCctgaggaggcggaggaggaagcGGCAGAGGCGGCGGCGTCACCGGTCTCCTCGGCGCCGCCTCCGCTCCGCCGTCGCCGCTGCTACCGTCCCGCTGCGGAGGCGGTTCCGGGGACTGGCGGGTCCCCCGCTGCCCGGTGccatggagaggagggaggcgaGGAGGACGGAGACCCGAGTCACCCCGAGTCCCGCGGCTTCCGGCTTCTCCTCACAAGTCCAGGCgcatgagagagagaaggggcgGGGAAAGGCTAGAGCGACTACCGCACGCTCACCTCGGGAAGTTCCGGTAAATAAGACAGCGCCATTGGCCCGGGCGCTCTGCCCCTCGGCACCTCTATGGCGGGCCCAAATTCCGAGCGAGAAGCTGTTTCGTCTCTGTGGTAGGAAGGAGCAAAGAAGGGCCAAGCCGGTCGGGCCGAACGAAAGCGAGCCCAgagttcttttccttccctggtTGGGCCGGCCATTGCCGCTCCGTTGGGAAGAGCGAGGGAATTCCAAGGCTGGAGCCTCTCGCGTTGTTGCTCCAAACAAACTGGGTGGCGCCAAGGTTCAGGACTTGGGCACCTTGGGAGGGCCAAAGCAAGGCCTTTGAGGCAAACTATAAATtctcaattacaggtaggtagccgtgttggtctaccatagtcaaaacaaaataaaaaataaaaaaatccagtagcaccttagagaccaactaagtctgttcttggtgtgagctttcgtgtgcatctgaagaagtgtgcgtgcacacggaagctcataccaagaacaaactcagttggtctctaaggtgctactggaaagaatttttaatttttgggggggtatAAATTCTCAACAATGTTCCAAAGAATCAAGGAATCGAAGTAGCTTATAAAACAAGAGCTGCTCCTTCCTTTATTGTTTCGTTATACTGTTCTCCCGGTGTTTTGGGGGTGATGTTtgaatttaaaattaaaagatttcccccccacaTGAATGTGAAATATGAAACTTGTTTCATCTTGTTATGCAGCAAATTGCCCTGTGGGTTTTTAATGCAAGACAGCACATATTTCCTAAATAAGGCCTAGTGCTGAGCTAATATCCTCTCAGACAGAAATTCAGCAGCTTCTCATGTTAGGAAGATCAAAAGGGGAATGCCTAATTTCATATATTAGTCATTACTTTTGTTGCAACTAAATGATTACTTAGAAAAATACCTTTGTAAATAAACACTCAGGCCTTGCTAGCTTCACAGCTTTCCTATGGCAACAGTTTTGCACATGTTCAGTCAAAGCGAGAGATGATGTATTTAATGACATCATGATGTCAGCTGAGCACAGTCTATGCAAAGCCATCATTCCATCTTCTGGGTGCCTGAAAGGTATTGAGCCTGCtgctaagcatagctgtcaacttttcccttttcttgtgaggaatcctattgggaataagggaatttcccttaaaaaggggggaaagtagccTCTGTGCTCAGGATCCAAATGTAGTGTTTTTATTTAATGGTGTACAGAGGCCgattccaaattttaaaaatacagatccAATTAGCTTCCTTTTAAATCTGAATTAGAtggattgtttgtttatttcacctACAAATAGCTGAAGGGTGGAATACGTGGttctttctccccactttctcctcacaacaaccttgtgaggcagaTAAGGCCAAGAGACAGCAACTGGTTCAAGGCTACCAAGAAAACTTCAAAGCCCAGTGGGGATTCTTATTTCAGTTTCACAAAATCACAACACTGCTCTCATTTTGCAAATCcgttatctttttattttttgcccttagaaaaatatacattttttaaaaaagtctcttTCCATTCAGTACCACATATTAAAAGTATAGAAAAGCAGTAACAAAATGCTGGCTTTATTCTGGGTAATTGAAGACTCATGTCTTATTCCATACTCTGTGGATTCTCCTCAAAGGATCACTCAGGACTGCTGCAACTAGTATGAAAAATACCAGCATCAAGCCTTTGGCAAGAGTTTGAGAGTACGGTTCTCCTGAAAGACAGTTTGAAAGAGAAATCAACTGCAGCAATAACATGACATGGTAGCTGACTTGTGTCGAGTCCTGTCATTCCAAAGCCAGAACCACCACCGTAAAAGCCAGGGCTGTCTGGAGCATATCTGGCGCCATGGTGCGAAGATCCcgccagcgcccccccccccaatatttcccagagtagtcaaccttttttaggCAGGGGACCCCCAAAGTTGCTGACCattttttagggagctgacaccacaCTTACATATTATCTCTAACAAGcccttagaacaaaataaaatgaaaaggcatAAGAAAATCTAATGAAGTCCTCAATTCCAAAGCAAGACTCATTCAAGATTCAGCAGTTCTTCTAATTCATCCTCATGATTCATATCGCCACATATCAAGTTAAAGCAATCGccagtttgttgttctttaaataaattgataaagaCACAGAGAATGAAGTTCCCGGCCATTTGTGTTTAAGTACAAAGCTGACGTTTTCAAATATTGTGTGGGGGGTGTAAAGCAGTGACATCCTGAACCTAAAAAGGTcacaaaggctgcagccctaactgcacttacctgagagaaagccctgctgaatctaatAGGAACTTAAAACCCACCGCCGTCTATAAAGgactttttgttggtgtttgtttgtttttaaccactaACTGCATGGAGAGCACGCAGTCCATCCTTACCTTTGAACTGAGTGAGTCCTAATGGTAGTGCGCCCCCCCAGCTTTCCCCTCCCACTGCCCCAAATCCGAATGAATCCCCCCTCCACCTTTTTGCTCGAAGGAAGGGGGCGATGTTCttggtggtacccggtgcagacatatttttttttgcaccccCACAGATTTCAATGTTTTGTGAAGGGTCCCCCAAAGTTGTTTCCCCAAGAAGCAACTTTATTCACTTCAGCCATTGGCCAGAGCAACAAGAGAACATTAAAatatacacaaaacaaaataaaagttgATTATAAAAACACAGTTTAGAGTCCTGAGTCAGCAGTCAGAGAGTGGACCTTAGGATCCCCCAAAGTTATTAAGCTTTTTTTGGGCAGGGTCTGACCAAGCTGCTGAGCTACCTTTAGGGAGGCTTGCTGTGTGGAACAGGATTTCAGCGGAACAGGAGTGCACACACAGGCTGACGGGGGTGTGCAAGCTGCCTGGCGGGTGAGTGCCACAGCGCAGAACCGCCCGGTGGGGGTTTTGAAACCAACCCTGAGGGATGacaccagggccggcccaccttgCCCGTCTCTTAATACATTTACCATTGCTCAGATGAGCCATCCACCAACAACACTGCCATCCTCTTAGCGTGGAGCCTGTTTATTAGCCATCATCCATTACTGACCCTGGATGCTGCTTTAGTGCTTCCACAGCCTCCAAGGCATAGCAGAACTGAGTGTTAGCAGCATGGGcggaattaattttttaaaagagaatcagTGCTTGAGCTTCCATGCAAATAAAGCTCTCTGAAACAGAAGCTATCCCTCCAAATCCCAGCAAGGGTTTGGGGACAGGGTGGTCATGGCAGCTGGCTGGGCTTACTCATCAGGGAGGGAAAGGTCCAGTTGTACCCTTTTATTACCTGCAGGGTTGatacggggaggggaggggagcagcaacAGAGAGAAACGAAGCAGAACTCCAGGAAGGACACCCACAGAAACATTTTAACGTGCTGGGAGGCAGAGTTGGGGTTGCGCGTGCAGCGCTCTCCTGTCTTGCCCAGTGGCAGCGCTGGCGACAGCGGCGGCTGCGGGAGCTCCTGCTTCTCCgcctcctcttgctgctgcttccatcGGCCGCGGCACAGCCAAAGGAggcggggaggggaagggggtggcACGTAAGCCAGCCAGCCAAGTGCCCACCCCTCAGACAAGCCAGCTGGGCACACACACCTGGCTTGGCCCGGAAGACCGCCTCCCCTTCCCTCCGCGTTCCAACTTTACGCCCACTCTTTGCTGTGGCTGGCAGAGATGAGGCAAATGGTCTGCGCAGCCTGCCATTCAAATAGCCGGATTGGTGGGGTGGCATGACGCGCTGGGCACCTGGAGCAGGCTGCCTCAGCCACACCGCCTCGCTAGCCGCCCCGAACACGAGCAGCGCGCGGCACAGGCACAGCTGTTCCTGGACACCGCTGCTGGGCGCTGCAGAGCGGAACAGGATCCTAGCACCTCCAGACATGAGCTGGAGGTACAAAGGCACCAAGCCCCCGCTCGACTCTCCCTGGACTCTCCCCAGACTCTTCTCTTGGCACCCTCCACAGCTTGGCGCCCTGGTTCACTGCGCCACTACCCcaaagggtaaagacgcctctggtAAAAGCCCTACTTGATGTCGCATGATCACCTGGCTGCAACAATAACATGGACTGATATTGAGCAAGGAAGTTCCTGTAATTAGTACATATCCCCATCTAAAATACCTAAAAATTATTTAGTTGTAAGCTGTAAGGGAtaagattccagctcccatcagccccagtcagaggtgagggatgatggggaattgggagtccagcaacaccttaACAAGGCTCAACACCCTTGTGTAAATAATCCATCTGAATGCTTTTCAAGTAACCACCAGGTTCCCTCTATCTTTTTACCAGTATAGTAGCGTGTCAAGGGATAAAGAAGTTCTGGCCAGCAAACATCATTCCTCTTGCAGTCATATTCTGTGTAGTTAATCTGAAATCtgcaaaacagtttaaaataaagtCTTACAGTCAGACagatgtaatttttatttttttattcgaTTTGTAAATTTTTCCTGATGCTGGGGAAGCTACCTGTTGTTAATAGACAGTGGGAAGGGGGGCAGTGTATGTGCGTGTGATAGATCCTTATTGTGTGATCACCACAATCAGGACCAGGAagacatagctgacttcccacGGTAAGCATGGGGAGGAGCAGCAATGGCTTTTACTTGTTCCAATTTTGTGTTGTGCTatgcccccatggcagccatATTGTGTTATGGCACAGCCCACTgcagctattttgtgactggtgcccacaacACTTCCACATAATTCAAAATGTGCCCTCTGttccaaaaaggttggtgaccctgGTCCAATGCATACATTGTCCCAAGCTACTCAGGTACCAAAACCACTACCCCTTTTTTCTATCAAGCCAAATTCACTGTTTAATTGatgctattattattagtagtagtagtagtactattactATTATGATTTATATACCTggggatctcagggtggttcacagaataaaatcaagatacagtcataccttgagttgcgtacgttcgacttacggacctccacgacccagaagtcctccccggagcgcACGCAACGCGCGGGTGCACAGCAGCATTCTGTGCACTTtgcacagaagtgcaaaaacgCCCAAACTTCCGGGttattttctttggggggggcgtTTGTGTTAAGCATGCCCATGTTATGTAGCGTGATCCGgtacggatcgcgtgcgtaacacggagtaccactgtataaaaccacaaaatacataataaaaataaaaacaacccagtagagccccccaaaaaagcacattttaaaagggcataggatgtaaatcagatcaaccataGATATTAACACATCTAATAGAATTACAGTAATATAGCACCCAAGAGGATTACCTTGTCATTGGAGCAGGGGGTTGAGCTGGTATTTTAATAAACTGCACTGCAGCAAAGATAGGAAGAGAGCTGGTTTTATCTTCACAGGCAATTGGACACTGAACTTGCCAGGTTACTGTTGAAATACTAAATGAGAAGAGAAAATCTATGTCATAAAATCTCAAACAACAACACTATATTAGGCTACATACTGTTATAGCAGCTTTGATTTTGTCAATATCCTTACATAAGGTGACCAGTTAGATCTGCTTTAAAGTCCAAAGGTCAATCTTACACTTGCATTTCACTTCAACTGACTGCAACTTCAAACGCCTACTTTCTTGTAATGATTACAAACCACATTTTGAACATTAAGTGGGAGCATTGTAATCAATTAGGTTAATATTTAAAAGATAGCAATCTTAATATCCTATCTAGATGAGCAGATAGTGAACAGCTAGACAAGGTAATGTAGTGCTTTTTAGTGGTGGATCTTCACAGCAGCCAGCATCTCTGAAACCAAATTTTCAACAGCTTCAGCAACATTTATTGAGAAAAAAGCAAGTTCTCTTGCACCAAGGTCAGACTCTCTCCACCTAGctctgtctactctgactggcagcagcactccaggattTTGGGCAGAGAATGGTGTCTTTCATTGTAACCTGTTATCTTTGAAGCTTGAGATGCTGGGCACTGGACAAACCATGTTTTCCATAGTAGAGTTATGGTCCCTTCTCTGAAGACCAAGCCCTGCATGTGACTTGGGTGCAGAATTTAGCATCCTAAGAatctcagcttttttttttttcctaaactAGTTTCTAGTCCTCTTAGCTGCAAGTGTCTGGATAAAGCCTGATGGGGTCCTACAGGCAGAAGTGTGGGAGAGGCTAGGTGTTggtacaaagccctaaatggttctGGACCCAAATCCTTAAAGAAGTTCCTCCTGCAATACCTACCAAACTGTGCTCTGAGATCAGTAAGGAGAGGCCCTGCTTGTGATTCTGTGAACAGGCATGGCCCACTGTACTTACCATACTTACTGGAAGCTccactgtggaattccctccctggaGAATTACAGTTGCCCGCCCCCAGATAACCAAATGTATTTTTGTTTGCTCAATTTTGAGGTTTTCCAGGACCTAGCAGTGCTGATATTGGATTTATGATGCTATTGTTTTTAGCTTAGATGTTTAATGACTGTATGTAAATAGTCCTATTTTTATTACCGtgttggcccaaatataagccgcacccgcaaataagccacacctttaaaattcaagggggtaagacaatacccaaatataagccgctcccttaaaatttcgcaggcactcacacccgttccgttttaccatatgtctgtttcagcagcgatactgcaaaagccaatttttgtaaggttgtgaatttaagctgcactttaacttttcacggttggaattttggggggggaaactgcAGCTTATATTCTGGCCAATATGGTATATTGTGTACCACCCTGGGAGCAAGGGTGTACCATCCTTTGGGAGCGAGGGTGATAAATAAGTATATTTTCCCTGTTAGATATGCTTTCACTCAGCTCAGATTCCAAACAATACCTACTTAATACCTGGCTGGGAGATATAGTAACAAATCTGTAAAAGAGCGCCTTTGTAAATGCGGATCAGGGTCTATTGAGGAGCTGGTACATTGTATTTTATACTGCCCATTGTATGATTCACCCAGAGTTAAATTTATCTCCCCTTTTCAGATTGCCTTAGAAGGTCAACCTGATTATTTGAAAATTAAATGATTGTTGGCAGATGTTGATAAGTGCATCAGCTATAGGGTGGCACTATTCGCACTAGTGGCAAGAAAGATAAGGGCAATTTTTCTGGACAGTGCAACTGCTAAACCCTAGGGGTGCTGACTAGAAGGAATGTTCCTAAATTTTGGACACTGTAGATTTGTCCTGATCTGGTTTTGTAGCTGTGTGATTTGTGTTCATACTGTATTGTGATGGCCATTGGCtataaattcaattcaattcaataaaaTTTATTGAATTGAATAAATAACTGTAAGTTATAGTATTCCCAGTGCTCTGGTCAAAGGGCTCAAGTGTCTAGCATAACACAATGCATTGCCCCTCTTCTAGCAGAAAATGGAGAGTGGTACAATATAAATCTACTTAATTTgcataatgtatttttattgaccCAAGACTCTTCTCACCCAGTGCAGAGTATAACACAATGGATAAAACCATTGTAAATCGGTGAAAGGGAAGAAAGAGCAGTTCTGCCAAACAtagctagttgttgttttttacgtACCTGACCTGTACCCCAACTATCTCCTGCTGTGGAATCCCTTCTACTGCTCCAACATCAGCAGTGATGATCTGAATATTCAAGTGGGTAGGAATATCAAGGCAAATCCCTTTCAAATCTCCATAACTTGCATTTGTATCTGCACCAAACGTATCTAAATCTGTTAATGGGGGGAAAACATTGTTGTGAGAACAATGGCAACTACCCATCCAGGTTCTgatcagacccagacctgcttagcttctgcaAGGAGGTGACCTCATGTGTCTTCAGACTTCAACCTGGGACCACATGACACCACTGCATCCTATGGCCCCTCAATCAGTATAACTATTATTCTgtaatttcatttgttttaaaatatcaaaattcaACTGCACAACTTTGAATCTAATATGGAAAAAACAGTCATGCTTTGTGGTGTTTAAAATGTTAATATCTCAAAAAGTTTATACATGTGGTTATGCCATATGatattaaattaaaattttttaATAGGAATGACTTACTTTAACTAAAAGAAAACTCAGCAATTGACTCAATGCTAGTAAATGTTGGTACTCACAAATAATTTCCACCCAATCATCTGGGGTGCTAGTAGAGGAGTTCCCTCTCTTTCCGACATGAGTAGCTTGCACCAACGAATTAAGTCTTTTAGTAACATTCTCCCTGCAATAATGGAACTTGGAACAATTATCCACACTTGAAAATTAATTATTCAGGGTAGCAGAAACCAATGTAGGTTTGTTGATGAAAACATTGCTCTCCTTCAATGTCCTGGGATTTTTGTTTAGCCAAAGTGTGGTTTGTTTTATCGTCCAAACCAAGCACAGCAAGCTAACCATAGTCTGTTTTCTGGCAACAAACTTCAATTTGAAACCATGATTTGTTGATGGCTTATTTTAACTACACAACAGCCCTatttaactatggtttggttTTCCAATGCACACTAGAGACACAAAGCAAAACCAGCAAGAAATCAAAACACACTTTAGAGAAATAAGCTGCAGCTTGGATACTCATCTGTGCGATAATTCATGGTTTGCTGAACAAAGCATGGTTAAAAGAAACAATGGCTAGGTGTTATGTTCAAATGTAACCAATGATAAAATTTCAATGTGAAGTTAAAACTCCCTCATCACTTCAGACTTGCCACAAgtagaaaaggggaagaaaacacTCCATCTCACCTCAGCTGATTGCAGTTGTCCTTAAGATCAACTTCTAAAATGCATCCAGAGATTGAATTTAGTCCGAACAAAACTGGTGTGAGACCTGCCGATGCACACACGCCCTTGCCATCTATGTAAGAGAGGTATTTGCTTGAGAAATCCTCATATCTTTTTCAGGTTTTTGCTTACAGTTTTATGTAATATAATTTTTAACAGAAATTACTAAGGtccacaataaaataataatgttgagATCTTATTGAGTTCACCTTTTTACATCCATTAGAAACACAGAGGTTTTAATTCAATCCAAGCTGAAGTGATTGAGCTGTCACAGAGCACTTCTACACAGGACCAAGACTATAACGCGGTTTCTGGAAAGCTTTTTAAATGGCAGGTCTCAGTATTTCCCTTCTGAAGCATTTTAAAGGAAAGTGGTATGACAtcagaagcaaaagcagaaaaGCCAATTAAGGCTTTAGGTAGAAACAGTGTCCAATTTTGCAGTATATTTCAAATCAACAAAACACATCTCAACTCCAATTACACTGttataataataaactattattattattattattattattattattattattattattatttataccccgcccaactggctgggtttccccaaccactctgggcagcttacctTAACCAAACAGTATAGAAGATTGAAATTAGTGTTAGGGTGATAAATCTAATTCTGAAATGTTCATTTGTATCACAGTTCTATAGCACTCCATAGCAAAATGTAGTACCGGGCTTCCAAAGTTGCAAAATGGTAACAGCATCGGAAGAATTCAGATTTGCTGCTCTAATCGGTTTGCCAATTTGATAACCTATACAGAAAGAGATGGTTTTGTGTGAAGTTTTATAGATGTTAATCGCTGTTGACAAGCAATACTGCCAAATAACTGTGTTACAGTGCAATCTTAACCATGTCTGCTCA
This is a stretch of genomic DNA from Lacerta agilis isolate rLacAgi1 chromosome 17, rLacAgi1.pri, whole genome shotgun sequence. It encodes these proteins:
- the TCTN2 gene encoding tectonic-2 isoform X2; translated protein: MKQLFNGSCFKGIFGGDVSPPFDQLCSVQTGNNAPDWFPFLCVQSSINNTPFLGYFYHGTVSSPQVSSFKVPLQTIPGKLSTGYRQGDPVMTVQNGYFTVPQQFLAGQCARNAPVAFLQNFEAECLSACDGVGSTPLNIAINSGTGDSIKPQVTHERKDTDVGGCTGRECRNVIFGEDYTIIWEGRRIIEIKATVISGAVCPEEILTQKFTVNFVSVNTTSREELSGNPGYQIGKPIRAANLNSSDAVTILQLWKPDGKGVCASAGLTPVLFGLNSISGCILEVDLKDNCNQLRENVTKRLNSLVQATHVGKRGNSSTSTPDDWVEIIYLDTFGADTNASYGDLKGICLDIPTHLNIQIITADVGAVEGIPQQEIVGVQVSISTVTWQVQCPIACEDKTSSLPIFAAVQFIKIPAQPPAPMTRFQINYTEYDCKRNDVCWPELLYPLTRYYTGEPYSQTLAKGLMLVFFILVAAVLSDPLRRIHRVWNKT